The Candidatus Paceibacterota bacterium genome contains the following window.
ATCCTGGCTTTCCAAAAACAAAAGCTGAGCTATTACCAAATTTGCCACATTATCATCAACTATACCTCCCAAAAAAATAATGCGCTCCTTAAGAAGCCTTGAATAAATATCATATGCCCTTTCTCCCTGGGGAGATTTTTCAATAACCGTAGGTATAAGATTCATATTAATAATTGTTAGCAAATTTCATTATAAAAAATATAAAATTGTTGTCAAATAAAAAACGCCCCCGAAACAGGGACGTTTTTAATACTAAATTCTTAAAACAATTTTCTACTCACAGGTATATACTTCTGCTCCAGCTACAGCACTACATGCTGGATTAGCAGTATATTTCTTTGATCTTCCTGTGCTGTCTGTGCACCAGTATTCACTTGTTGAGCTTTTTAATACAGACTCTGCGCAGTATGCATCAGCACTGGATGCAATAGTAGGATTAGCACCAATAATGCTATTTATGTCTGTACAAAGAGGCGCAATGTCTGCATGTGTACAAGTTACAGTTGTGTAAGCATTTGGCGTACTTTCCTCATAAACAATCTCTGCCTGTGTCCTTATCTGATTTAGAGCTGACTCAACACGTGAATCGTATGATCTATTTCTGACGTTAGCTACACTCACCAAAACAATAGCTGCCAAAATAGCAATAATTGCAATAACAACCAATAGCTCAATTAATGTAAAACCTTTTTCTCTCATGGTTTTTAAAAAATTATCTAAGGTAACAATCGACCTTTTTA
Protein-coding sequences here:
- a CDS encoding prepilin-type N-terminal cleavage/methylation domain-containing protein encodes the protein KRSIVTLDNFLKTMREKGFTLIELLVVIAIIAILAAIVLVSVANVRNRSYDSRVESALNQIRTQAEIVYEESTPNAYTTVTCTHADIAPLCTDINSIIGANPTIASSADAYCAESVLKSSTSEYWCTDSTGRSKKYTANPACSAVAGAEVYTCE